Proteins encoded by one window of Chondromyces crocatus:
- a CDS encoding LeuA family protein, translating into MIATHIGTNSRLSRAPLYYTDPMGQQAESLHADDLIYDWNEVGRKGRLIPAGVTFFDETLRDGLQNPSVADPNIECKLKLLHLMAKVGIHVADIGLPGSSPRAFADVLRMCREISDNRLPLRVACAGRTVASDITPMIEISQRAGMPVEVYAFIGSSPIRQLAEQWDVDLIAKRSAEAIDVAVKGGLQVAYVTEDTTRSRPEVLATLFKMAIDHGASRLCLCDTVGHATPDGVRNLINFTRAIVSGSGADVGIDWHGHNDRGLALENALWALEFGADRVHGTALGIGERVGNAAMELILLNLKLLGLLEHQDLTCLLDYCETAAEGVGWDIPINYPLVGRDAFRTATGVHAAAIIKAKQKGDDWLADRIYSGVPAGMFGRKQEICVGYMSGASNVNYWLRQRGIEPSKELCDAILARAKASDHILSDDEILAVVTQSAGK; encoded by the coding sequence ATGATCGCGACCCATATCGGCACCAACTCCAGGCTCTCGAGAGCCCCGCTGTACTATACTGATCCTATGGGTCAGCAAGCCGAGAGCCTCCACGCCGACGACCTCATCTATGACTGGAACGAGGTGGGTCGAAAAGGACGCTTGATCCCCGCGGGCGTCACCTTCTTCGACGAGACGCTTCGAGACGGGCTTCAAAATCCCTCGGTCGCCGACCCGAACATCGAGTGCAAGCTCAAGCTGCTGCACCTCATGGCCAAGGTCGGCATCCATGTTGCTGACATCGGCTTGCCCGGGAGCTCGCCGCGCGCCTTTGCGGACGTGCTCCGGATGTGTCGAGAGATCTCGGACAACCGGCTACCGCTCCGCGTCGCATGCGCTGGGCGCACCGTGGCCTCCGACATCACGCCCATGATCGAGATCTCACAGCGCGCAGGTATGCCTGTCGAGGTGTACGCTTTCATCGGCTCGAGCCCGATCCGCCAGCTCGCCGAGCAGTGGGACGTGGACCTGATCGCGAAGCGAAGCGCGGAAGCGATCGATGTCGCGGTGAAGGGTGGGCTTCAGGTTGCCTACGTGACCGAGGATACGACGCGCTCTCGGCCCGAAGTGCTGGCGACCTTGTTCAAGATGGCCATCGATCACGGCGCATCACGCCTCTGCCTCTGTGACACCGTAGGTCATGCGACACCGGACGGCGTGAGGAACTTGATCAACTTCACCCGGGCCATCGTGTCTGGCTCCGGCGCTGATGTTGGTATCGACTGGCACGGCCACAACGATCGGGGCCTGGCCCTGGAGAACGCGCTCTGGGCCCTGGAATTCGGCGCCGACCGTGTGCATGGCACTGCGCTCGGCATCGGAGAGCGGGTGGGGAACGCAGCGATGGAGCTCATTCTTCTGAATTTGAAGCTCCTCGGGTTGCTCGAGCATCAGGATCTCACCTGTCTCCTCGACTACTGTGAGACGGCAGCAGAGGGCGTGGGCTGGGACATCCCCATCAACTATCCGCTGGTCGGGCGTGATGCCTTCCGGACCGCCACGGGTGTGCACGCTGCAGCCATCATCAAGGCCAAACAGAAAGGGGACGACTGGCTCGCGGACCGTATCTACTCGGGCGTCCCTGCGGGGATGTTCGGCCGCAAGCAGGAGATCTGCGTGGGGTACATGTCGGGCGCGTCGAACGTGAACTACTGGCTGAGACAGCGCGGTATCGAGCCCTCGAAGGAACTCTGCGACGCGATCCTTGCCAGGGCAAAAGCGTCCGATCACATCTTGAGTGACGACGAGATCCTCGCGGTCGTCACGCAGAGCGCCGGCAAGTGA
- a CDS encoding acetyl-CoA C-acetyltransferase — MAKLSKEIVIVGAKRTAFGTMGGALKGVTATDLAVHAAKAAVSQSGVAAGEIGHVIVGNVMQTSVDAIYCARHVGLKAGLPIEVPALTVNRLCGSGFEAVVLGAERLLLGEAEAVLVGGTENMSQAPHILRGGREGYPFGKAPALEDSLWSALTDSYCNAPMGITAENLATKYGVTREMCDEYALRSQKLWAAANEAGAFKDEITPVELPGKKGAPPVQFAVDEHPRPQSSKETLAKLSPVFKKDGVVTAGNASGICDGAAMLVLTTADVAKARGLQPLARVLQWGVAGVEPSLMGIGPAYAIPKALERAGLTLADVDVFDINEAFAPQWLAVQKHLELPIDKCNVNGGAIALGHPLGASGARITADLVYTLRRSGKRIGVGSACIGGGQGIAIVLESL, encoded by the coding sequence ATGGCCAAGCTCAGCAAAGAAATCGTGATCGTCGGTGCGAAACGCACAGCCTTTGGAACGATGGGAGGTGCCCTGAAGGGGGTGACGGCCACCGATCTCGCTGTGCACGCGGCGAAGGCTGCCGTCTCTCAGAGCGGCGTGGCGGCTGGCGAGATCGGCCACGTGATCGTTGGCAACGTGATGCAGACCAGCGTCGACGCCATCTACTGTGCCCGTCATGTCGGCCTCAAGGCGGGGCTGCCCATCGAGGTCCCCGCGCTCACGGTGAACAGACTCTGTGGTTCTGGCTTCGAAGCGGTCGTTCTGGGCGCAGAGCGGCTGCTCCTCGGTGAGGCTGAAGCGGTGCTCGTGGGTGGTACCGAGAACATGTCTCAGGCGCCACACATCCTTCGAGGAGGCCGCGAAGGATACCCGTTCGGCAAAGCACCGGCGCTCGAGGACTCGCTCTGGAGCGCGCTCACCGACAGCTACTGCAACGCGCCGATGGGAATCACCGCCGAGAACCTCGCGACGAAGTACGGTGTGACCCGCGAGATGTGCGACGAGTACGCGCTTCGCAGCCAGAAACTGTGGGCGGCGGCGAACGAGGCGGGGGCTTTCAAGGACGAGATCACTCCCGTCGAACTACCCGGCAAGAAGGGCGCACCGCCGGTGCAGTTCGCGGTGGATGAGCATCCTCGTCCCCAGTCGTCGAAAGAGACGCTCGCGAAGCTGTCGCCTGTCTTCAAGAAGGACGGCGTGGTGACCGCAGGCAATGCGAGCGGCATCTGCGACGGAGCTGCGATGCTGGTGCTGACGACCGCGGACGTGGCGAAGGCCCGAGGACTCCAGCCTCTGGCGCGCGTGCTGCAGTGGGGCGTGGCCGGCGTCGAGCCTTCCCTCATGGGCATCGGCCCCGCCTACGCGATCCCGAAGGCTCTCGAGCGGGCTGGCCTCACCCTGGCGGACGTCGATGTCTTCGACATCAACGAGGCGTTTGCTCCGCAGTGGCTTGCGGTCCAGAAGCACCTGGAGCTGCCCATCGACAAGTGCAACGTGAATGGTGGCGCGATCGCCCTGGGCCACCCACTCGGCGCGTCGGGTGCGCGCATCACGGCTGACCTCGTGTACACCTTGCGCCGCAGCGGCAAGCGGATCGGGGTTGGGAGTGCTTGCATCGGTGGTGGTCAGGGGATCGCCATCGTCCTGGAGTCGCTCTAG
- a CDS encoding carboxypeptidase regulatory-like domain-containing protein, with translation MRVFAIHDDRAWFVGEQRAGSDGVTHFSGLPRGEVWVMAYGTARARASSRLMLDAGPRAIDLTLSPGKVLDVLVVDESDRPIDEAEITVTTAEPLPFVALTREGGRARFDRLGPAPYVVRATAPGFEETTRTGIMPGPFPLRIKLDRLGSLTVRVVDGSGQPAEGAEVLAAGTALWPARRTSTDAAGEVHIAGLRTGVYDLKAHRGDEVSPTAFAVPVEQGHGKVVELVLTKGRRVRILVTDGDAPNAPPVKGASVVLVENGLSAFPLHGRTGDDGSLSLGPLTDGPASVSAWAPGFVQRSAVSLGDTATEVRVPLLRGAALVGEVVDDRGYPVAGATIEVIGADQDGMPIDETMAMTEFREGHFARSLLGPAPLIPVGELGVMAGPIPDIPRGDSPIPVSVGVGDPVAPPVNRGGEPWVTRRDGAFRAEPVTPGRVQAIVRHPDHVEAISEAVTLRPGGEARIRIVLRQGGLLEGRVLEEDRAPVAGARIELAATQGALERVAYAKDDGTFAFAAVPDEVLLSVARPDSPGDVVVRVVVAVPDRARKQVEILLPRRREAVSIHVDDDRGYPLDRVEVRVISLDVAVPLRRTLFTDDDGNAALPDAEGLPLRLTLLRPGSAPLVESTAGARKELRFVMHRGLRATGEVTGGGGRERLEGAEVTAYTAAGVRRTRTDDQGAYTLTDLAPGRLRIVARHDEYAQAEALLSVEGDPDRPADLGALDLVAAGEVEGEVVDPEDEPVAGARVARERVPSYLPLGSLPPGVVTTDRNGRFTLKGVPEGNTLVEAYTAELGRGDELVPVRAGQTTTRVKIILPGDPPRPEAKGAGSVALTLGTARGAVVALLVPPGGEAELAGIEPGDRLVAVNGREVRSIDEARRRLTGPLSEDVVIQIDREGAGGATRWMTRVRRERVRR, from the coding sequence GTGAGAGTCTTCGCCATTCACGACGACCGTGCGTGGTTCGTCGGAGAGCAGCGTGCTGGCTCGGATGGCGTGACCCACTTCTCAGGGCTCCCGCGCGGTGAGGTCTGGGTGATGGCGTATGGCACGGCGCGTGCTCGTGCCTCGTCCCGTCTGATGCTCGATGCCGGCCCCCGAGCGATCGACCTCACTTTGTCTCCTGGCAAGGTGCTCGATGTGCTGGTCGTGGACGAGAGCGACCGTCCGATCGATGAGGCAGAGATCACGGTCACCACTGCGGAGCCATTGCCTTTCGTTGCGCTCACCAGGGAGGGCGGGCGAGCGCGCTTCGATCGGCTGGGTCCTGCTCCGTACGTCGTTCGCGCGACGGCGCCAGGCTTCGAGGAGACGACCCGCACAGGCATCATGCCTGGCCCGTTTCCTCTCCGGATCAAGCTCGACCGCCTTGGCTCTCTCACGGTGCGGGTCGTCGACGGATCAGGTCAGCCAGCGGAAGGCGCCGAGGTGCTCGCGGCGGGGACAGCGCTCTGGCCAGCGCGTCGCACGAGCACCGATGCCGCTGGCGAGGTGCACATCGCCGGCCTGCGAACGGGCGTGTACGATCTCAAAGCGCACCGCGGCGACGAGGTGAGTCCTACGGCCTTCGCCGTACCCGTCGAACAAGGGCACGGCAAGGTCGTGGAACTCGTCCTCACGAAGGGGCGTCGGGTGCGCATCCTCGTCACCGATGGCGATGCTCCGAATGCTCCGCCGGTCAAAGGGGCGAGCGTCGTCCTCGTAGAGAACGGGCTGTCTGCGTTTCCCCTCCACGGGCGCACGGGTGACGACGGAAGCCTCTCCTTGGGGCCGCTCACGGATGGTCCAGCGAGCGTCTCCGCATGGGCGCCTGGGTTCGTGCAGCGCAGCGCCGTTTCCCTGGGTGACACCGCGACGGAAGTGCGTGTTCCACTCCTGCGCGGTGCGGCGCTCGTCGGAGAAGTCGTCGACGACAGGGGTTATCCTGTCGCCGGTGCGACCATCGAGGTCATCGGAGCGGACCAGGACGGCATGCCCATCGATGAGACGATGGCCATGACCGAATTTCGTGAGGGTCACTTCGCGCGCTCTCTGCTGGGTCCAGCGCCGCTCATCCCGGTGGGTGAACTCGGGGTCATGGCAGGTCCGATACCGGACATCCCTCGTGGAGATTCGCCCATCCCCGTGTCCGTGGGCGTCGGAGACCCTGTCGCGCCTCCAGTGAATCGAGGTGGAGAGCCATGGGTCACGCGGCGCGACGGCGCGTTTCGCGCCGAACCCGTCACGCCAGGGCGAGTTCAGGCCATCGTCCGTCATCCCGATCATGTCGAGGCCATCAGCGAAGCGGTCACCCTCCGACCTGGCGGCGAGGCGCGCATACGCATCGTGCTGCGCCAGGGAGGGCTCCTCGAAGGCAGGGTGCTGGAAGAGGATCGCGCTCCAGTCGCCGGTGCGCGCATCGAGCTCGCGGCGACCCAGGGCGCGCTGGAGCGCGTGGCGTATGCCAAGGACGACGGCACCTTCGCGTTCGCTGCTGTTCCTGACGAGGTGCTCCTCTCGGTGGCTCGGCCTGACTCGCCCGGCGATGTCGTCGTGCGTGTCGTCGTCGCGGTCCCCGATCGTGCGCGCAAGCAGGTGGAGATCCTCCTCCCGCGACGGCGAGAAGCCGTGTCGATCCACGTCGACGACGATCGTGGCTATCCCCTCGATCGTGTCGAAGTGCGCGTCATCTCGCTCGACGTCGCGGTCCCGTTGAGGCGGACCCTGTTCACTGACGACGATGGGAACGCGGCTCTCCCTGACGCCGAAGGTTTGCCGCTACGGCTCACCCTCCTTCGACCTGGCAGCGCACCCCTCGTAGAGTCGACGGCGGGAGCCCGGAAGGAACTTCGTTTCGTCATGCATCGCGGCCTCCGCGCGACGGGTGAGGTGACGGGTGGAGGAGGGCGCGAGCGCCTCGAAGGTGCAGAGGTGACCGCGTACACGGCGGCCGGTGTACGTCGGACCCGCACGGACGATCAAGGCGCATACACCCTGACCGACCTCGCGCCCGGCAGGTTGCGCATCGTCGCTCGGCACGACGAGTACGCCCAGGCCGAGGCGCTCCTTTCGGTCGAAGGGGATCCTGATCGTCCTGCCGATCTCGGCGCCCTGGATCTCGTCGCGGCAGGCGAGGTCGAAGGGGAAGTGGTCGACCCGGAGGACGAACCCGTAGCGGGCGCACGTGTCGCTCGAGAGCGGGTGCCGAGCTACCTGCCCCTGGGTTCCCTGCCGCCCGGTGTCGTGACCACCGATCGCAACGGCCGCTTCACCTTGAAGGGGGTGCCCGAGGGGAACACGCTCGTCGAAGCGTACACCGCGGAGCTCGGACGAGGTGACGAGCTCGTCCCTGTGAGAGCAGGACAGACCACGACGCGGGTGAAGATCATCCTGCCCGGTGATCCTCCACGCCCGGAAGCAAAGGGAGCCGGCAGCGTGGCGCTCACGCTGGGCACGGCTCGAGGGGCGGTCGTCGCCTTGCTCGTGCCTCCAGGCGGCGAGGCGGAGCTGGCCGGCATCGAGCCGGGAGATCGCCTTGTCGCTGTGAATGGCAGGGAGGTGCGGTCGATCGATGAAGCGCGGCGCCGGCTGACGGGCCCGCTGTCGGAGGACGTCGTGATCCAGATCGACCGAGAGGGTGCCGGAGGGGCTACGCGCTGGATGACCCGGGTTCGGCGCGAACGGGTCCGGCGCTGA
- a CDS encoding HAD family hydrolase, producing MIVFDLDGTLMDNRPRVVAILHELAEEWRRNHPEAAARVADARAEHIGYGFQENLRRLGVLDEALHAHGFEFWKSRFFQDPHIRHDIEVPGARAFACACYEAGATLVYLTGRDLPNMALGSFASLRDLGFPIGVVGTELVVKPAFEIPDHEFKRNVAPALARLGRVIAAFDNEAANCNLFVEHHAASTVVFLDTQYAPNPPQLEAAVRVIDSFERST from the coding sequence GTGATCGTGTTCGATCTCGATGGCACCCTCATGGACAACCGCCCGCGGGTCGTCGCGATCCTGCACGAGCTCGCGGAAGAATGGCGACGCAATCACCCCGAAGCCGCGGCGCGCGTGGCGGATGCTCGCGCGGAGCACATCGGCTACGGCTTCCAGGAGAACCTGCGCCGCCTGGGTGTGCTCGACGAGGCCCTTCACGCGCATGGGTTCGAGTTCTGGAAGAGCCGCTTCTTTCAGGATCCTCACATCCGCCATGACATCGAGGTGCCCGGGGCCCGCGCGTTCGCATGCGCTTGCTACGAGGCTGGAGCCACCCTCGTCTACCTGACGGGGCGAGATCTGCCGAACATGGCCCTCGGATCGTTCGCGAGCCTGCGCGACCTCGGGTTTCCCATCGGCGTGGTCGGCACGGAGCTGGTCGTCAAGCCTGCGTTCGAGATCCCCGATCACGAGTTCAAGCGCAACGTCGCCCCTGCGCTGGCGCGGCTGGGGAGGGTCATTGCTGCCTTCGACAACGAAGCTGCCAACTGCAACCTCTTCGTCGAGCATCATGCCGCCAGCACGGTGGTCTTCCTCGACACGCAGTACGCACCGAACCCACCACAGCTCGAGGCTGCGGTGCGCGTCATCGATTCGTTCGAGCGCTCGACGTGA
- a CDS encoding acyl-CoA thioesterase produces MQLLVRFCETDLMGIVHHASYLTYFEAGRVDWLHRRGVSYDDFVKAGIHLPVVEARVRYRKAARFDEQLVVETTCHEIKRATLRFTYRILRDSDLICEGETLLATVSHELGLRRLPDALREVFMRPETPR; encoded by the coding sequence ATGCAGCTGCTCGTTCGGTTCTGCGAGACCGATCTCATGGGGATCGTTCATCACGCGAGCTATCTGACGTACTTCGAGGCAGGCCGGGTCGACTGGCTGCATCGCCGCGGTGTCTCCTATGATGACTTCGTCAAAGCGGGCATCCATCTGCCCGTGGTCGAGGCGCGGGTGCGCTACCGCAAAGCTGCGCGCTTCGACGAGCAGCTCGTCGTGGAGACGACGTGCCACGAGATCAAGCGCGCGACCCTCCGGTTCACTTACCGGATCCTGCGTGACAGCGATCTGATCTGTGAAGGGGAGACGTTGCTCGCGACCGTCAGCCACGAGCTGGGGCTTCGACGTCTCCCCGATGCGCTCCGGGAGGTGTTCATGCGCCCGGAGACGCCGCGCTGA
- the hpt gene encoding hypoxanthine phosphoribosyltransferase, whose product MVNTNVRTLLSADEIAARTRELGAQITKEYAGRRLVLVCVLKGSFVFTADLMRHIDLPLRVEFLGVRSYGEGTSSTGVVQITQDLNQPIEGDDVLIVEDIVDTGLTISHLLQLLRTRMPSSIKVCSLLHKPARSRVEVPIHFLGFTIEDKFVVGYGLDWAERYRNLPFIGVVEAQ is encoded by the coding sequence ATGGTGAATACCAACGTCCGGACCCTGCTTTCAGCCGACGAGATTGCAGCCCGCACGCGCGAGCTGGGAGCCCAGATCACGAAGGAGTACGCAGGTCGGAGGCTGGTCCTCGTGTGCGTCCTCAAGGGCAGTTTCGTGTTCACCGCCGATCTCATGAGGCACATCGACCTGCCGCTCCGGGTCGAGTTCCTCGGCGTGCGCAGCTACGGTGAGGGCACGAGTTCGACCGGCGTCGTCCAGATCACCCAGGATCTCAACCAGCCCATCGAGGGCGATGACGTCCTCATCGTGGAGGACATCGTCGACACCGGCCTGACGATCTCTCATCTCCTCCAGCTCCTGCGCACGCGAATGCCCAGCAGCATCAAGGTCTGCTCTCTTCTCCACAAGCCGGCCCGCTCCCGCGTGGAGGTGCCGATCCACTTCCTCGGCTTCACCATCGAGGACAAGTTCGTCGTCGGCTATGGCCTCGACTGGGCCGAGCGCTACCGCAACCTGCCCTTCATCGGCGTGGTGGAGGCCCAGTGA
- a CDS encoding tetratricopeptide repeat protein, whose amino-acid sequence MSKRLLMLEKMTQAGSKDPFHWYALALEYAGQGRQDDALATFVSLRAADENYVPMYLMCGTMLAKAGRPLEAEEWLTRGIEVAQRKGDAHALSELREALSGVHDITEH is encoded by the coding sequence GTGAGCAAGCGCCTTTTGATGCTGGAGAAGATGACCCAGGCAGGATCGAAGGACCCCTTCCACTGGTACGCGCTGGCGCTGGAGTACGCGGGTCAGGGACGCCAGGACGACGCGCTCGCGACGTTCGTGTCGCTCCGCGCTGCCGACGAGAACTATGTCCCCATGTACCTCATGTGCGGGACGATGCTCGCGAAGGCCGGCCGCCCCCTCGAAGCCGAAGAGTGGCTCACCCGGGGGATCGAGGTCGCCCAGCGCAAGGGTGACGCGCACGCCCTCTCCGAGCTGCGTGAGGCCCTGAGCGGGGTCCACGACATCACCGAGCACTAG
- a CDS encoding replication-associated recombination protein A, translated as MRGRRSGGGSGRQGPTLFEAAAQRDPALKATMPLAERSRPHALGDMLGQEHLLGEGKLLARAIAADRVPSMILWGPPGSGKTTLARVVAGATKARFVPFNAVLGGVPELRGILEEAREARGYEGKRTILFVDEIHRFNRAQQDAFLPHVEDGTITLIGATTENPSFAVNAPLLSRCKVFRLQPLGAEQLVELLRRALSAPEGLNGAVEADEDALSAVAALAQGDARRALTTLEIVADEASRMGTSRITRDLVAGTTEQKTLLYDKSGEEHYNVISAFIKSMRGSDPDAAIYWLMRMVEAGDDPLFLLRRMIIFASEDVGNADPKALEVAVAADAAFRRLGMPEGMYPMAQAALYLATAPKSNACTVAWQAAQSAVKDKGALPVPMKLRNAVTALMRKEGYGQGYRYAHDEPDAVVEGETYLPEELSGERFYEPSGRGYERSVAERLARLRGGGSG; from the coding sequence ATGCGTGGGCGCCGATCCGGGGGTGGCTCGGGGCGGCAAGGGCCAACCCTGTTCGAGGCTGCCGCGCAGCGGGATCCGGCGCTCAAGGCGACGATGCCGCTGGCAGAGCGCTCGCGGCCCCACGCGCTCGGAGACATGCTCGGGCAGGAGCACCTGCTCGGCGAGGGGAAGCTGCTCGCGCGCGCGATCGCGGCCGACCGGGTGCCCTCGATGATCCTCTGGGGGCCACCCGGCTCGGGGAAGACGACCCTGGCCAGGGTGGTCGCAGGAGCGACGAAGGCGCGGTTCGTGCCGTTCAACGCCGTGCTCGGGGGGGTGCCCGAACTCCGGGGGATCCTGGAAGAGGCGAGAGAGGCGCGCGGCTACGAGGGGAAGCGGACGATCCTGTTCGTGGACGAGATCCACAGGTTCAACCGCGCACAGCAGGACGCTTTCTTGCCGCACGTCGAAGATGGGACCATCACGCTGATCGGCGCGACGACCGAGAATCCGTCGTTCGCGGTGAACGCGCCGTTGCTCTCCCGCTGCAAGGTGTTCCGTCTGCAGCCGCTCGGCGCCGAGCAGCTGGTGGAGCTGCTCCGACGCGCTCTGAGCGCTCCGGAGGGGCTGAACGGCGCTGTCGAGGCCGATGAGGACGCGCTCTCCGCGGTGGCTGCGCTGGCGCAGGGCGACGCACGGAGAGCGCTGACGACCCTGGAGATCGTCGCAGACGAGGCGTCGCGGATGGGGACGTCACGGATCACCCGCGACCTCGTCGCAGGGACGACGGAGCAGAAGACGCTGCTCTACGACAAGTCCGGCGAGGAGCACTACAACGTGATCAGCGCCTTCATCAAATCGATGCGGGGGTCGGATCCGGACGCCGCGATCTACTGGTTGATGCGCATGGTCGAGGCCGGAGACGATCCTCTCTTCTTGCTGCGGCGGATGATCATCTTCGCGAGCGAGGACGTCGGTAACGCGGATCCGAAGGCGCTCGAGGTCGCGGTCGCCGCCGATGCTGCGTTCCGAAGGCTGGGGATGCCGGAGGGGATGTACCCGATGGCCCAGGCGGCGCTCTACCTGGCGACCGCGCCCAAGTCGAACGCTTGCACTGTGGCCTGGCAGGCAGCGCAGTCGGCGGTGAAGGACAAGGGAGCCCTCCCGGTCCCGATGAAGCTACGCAACGCCGTGACCGCGCTGATGCGCAAGGAGGGCTACGGCCAGGGCTACCGGTATGCGCACGATGAGCCCGATGCGGTGGTCGAGGGGGAGACGTACCTGCCGGAAGAGCTGTCGGGGGAGCGGTTCTACGAGCCAAGCGGGCGAGGCTACGAGCGATCCGTGGCCGAGCGGCTCGCGCGCCTGCGTGGAGGTGGCTCTGGCTAG
- a CDS encoding TlpA disulfide reductase family protein — protein sequence MEDRLTRRALVALTAVGALQLCGCGAPRMPPSARHPLMGVEAPAFEGEGSGIRTVGVPGDYLTRVTVVDFWASWCAACNVTMPALEMLFRERQVDGVMVIGVSVDESEGAAVRMAQRLRTSFPIVMDPSRRIASDYGVSQLPLTFVIDANGRVRWVGDDPGLARRAVEVLLSEGRRPVLQ from the coding sequence ATGGAGGATCGGCTGACACGGCGCGCGCTCGTGGCTCTGACGGCGGTCGGCGCGCTCCAGCTGTGCGGGTGTGGCGCGCCGCGGATGCCTCCGTCGGCGAGGCACCCGTTGATGGGCGTCGAAGCGCCCGCGTTCGAGGGGGAGGGGAGCGGGATCCGGACGGTCGGCGTGCCCGGCGACTACCTGACGCGGGTGACGGTCGTGGACTTCTGGGCTTCGTGGTGCGCCGCGTGCAACGTGACCATGCCCGCCCTGGAGATGCTCTTTCGCGAGCGGCAGGTGGACGGGGTGATGGTGATCGGGGTGAGCGTCGACGAGTCGGAGGGGGCCGCAGTGCGGATGGCGCAGCGGCTGAGGACGTCGTTCCCGATCGTGATGGATCCTTCCCGGCGCATCGCCAGCGACTACGGGGTCTCGCAGCTCCCGCTCACCTTCGTGATCGACGCGAACGGCAGGGTGCGCTGGGTGGGAGATGATCCGGGCCTCGCGCGGCGTGCCGTGGAGGTGCTGCTGTCGGAGGGGCGAAGGCCGGTGCTGCAATGA
- a CDS encoding YggS family pyridoxal phosphate-dependent enzyme, giving the protein MISVDGANELVGIATRLDEVRRRIAEAARQAGRAPGSVKLIAVSKGKPAEAIRIAHGAGQLDFGENYAQELSDKAQALGDLPRIVWHAIGRLQRNKAKVVTQVAEVVHALDRAELAVELDRRAASLGRVLRVLVEVNVGGEAAKGGCTPAEVGRLLDATRACANLRPIGLMTIAPYLDDPGAVRPYFAALRALRDEHGGEVELPELSMGMSHDFEVAIAEGATWVRVGTAIFGSRAQGVQ; this is encoded by the coding sequence GTGATTTCTGTCGATGGTGCGAACGAGCTGGTGGGCATCGCCACACGGCTCGACGAGGTGCGCAGGCGGATCGCGGAGGCTGCGCGTCAAGCAGGTCGAGCGCCGGGCTCGGTGAAGCTGATCGCGGTCTCCAAGGGCAAACCGGCGGAGGCGATCCGGATCGCGCATGGCGCAGGTCAGCTCGACTTCGGCGAGAACTACGCGCAGGAGCTGAGCGACAAGGCGCAAGCGCTGGGCGATCTGCCGCGGATCGTGTGGCACGCGATCGGGCGGTTGCAGCGCAACAAGGCGAAGGTCGTCACCCAGGTGGCAGAGGTGGTGCACGCGCTCGATCGGGCAGAACTCGCCGTCGAGCTGGATCGCCGCGCGGCATCGCTCGGGCGCGTGCTGCGGGTGCTGGTCGAGGTGAACGTCGGCGGGGAAGCCGCGAAGGGCGGATGTACCCCCGCGGAGGTGGGACGACTGCTCGACGCGACGCGCGCGTGCGCGAACCTCCGGCCGATCGGGCTGATGACCATCGCTCCTTACCTGGACGACCCCGGAGCCGTGCGTCCGTACTTCGCCGCGCTCCGGGCATTGCGCGACGAGCACGGCGGCGAGGTGGAGCTGCCAGAGCTGTCGATGGGGATGTCGCACGACTTCGAGGTGGCGATCGCCGAAGGGGCAACCTGGGTGCGGGTGGGGACGGCGATCTTCGGGTCGCGCGCCCAAGGGGTGCAGTAG